One genomic window of Corynebacterium diphtheriae includes the following:
- a CDS encoding SDR family oxidoreductase: MNSTITPTLNLKAQHAERRVVVTGASGYVGARLVVELLSAGFHVRATSRSLSSLKRFPWYDQVEAVEADLSISEDVNRLFEDVDTVFYLVHSMSGTQNFEELESKIASKVAQAAHSNGVRQIIYLSGLHPRTELDKLSPHMRSRENVARILGSTAVPAITFRAATLIGSGSASFEMIRHLTERLPIMVAPQWINNKIEPISIRDTLYYLVKAADLPKPINEEFDIGGGHTYTFADLLRLYGKIRGLRRTIVSLPISLPFDTLSGLWIAAITPAPLSLAQPLAQSMQEDAICTNRSIRDYIPDPPSGLTDYPTSVRRALQQESMGVLSSWDSSWKNLSSTDHLPSDPEWTGRTVYSDVQEQSFRSEPAKVWRVIEGIGGHHGWYSTPLLWFVRGVIDKAIGGPGLGGRRDPNRLRVGDRVDFWRVEEVIPEKQLTLRAEMRASGQAWLQFTINGNKLRQRAVYFPKGLLGRVYWLALIPFHAVIFPTMLRNIIQAGDN; encoded by the coding sequence ATGAACTCCACCATCACCCCAACGTTGAATCTGAAAGCCCAGCATGCCGAACGACGCGTCGTAGTCACGGGAGCATCAGGCTATGTCGGTGCTCGGTTAGTAGTCGAATTACTCAGTGCTGGCTTTCATGTGCGTGCTACTTCACGCAGTCTCTCAAGCTTGAAGCGCTTTCCTTGGTATGACCAAGTAGAAGCCGTTGAAGCAGACTTAAGCATATCTGAAGACGTCAATCGGCTCTTTGAGGACGTAGATACTGTTTTCTATCTCGTCCATTCCATGAGCGGTACTCAAAACTTTGAGGAATTGGAATCAAAGATCGCATCCAAAGTAGCCCAAGCTGCTCACAGCAACGGGGTACGTCAAATTATCTACCTTTCTGGCCTACATCCTCGAACAGAGCTCGACAAATTATCCCCACACATGCGTTCACGGGAAAACGTTGCTCGCATCTTGGGCTCCACTGCTGTACCTGCAATCACGTTCCGTGCCGCTACATTGATTGGCTCAGGTTCTGCTTCATTTGAAATGATCCGCCACCTCACCGAACGCCTCCCCATCATGGTGGCACCACAATGGATCAACAATAAAATTGAGCCTATTAGTATCCGCGACACCCTCTATTACCTCGTCAAAGCTGCTGATCTACCTAAACCAATCAATGAAGAATTCGATATCGGAGGCGGGCATACTTACACGTTTGCGGACCTTCTGCGACTATATGGGAAGATCCGCGGCTTACGCCGCACCATTGTGTCCCTACCAATCTCCCTCCCCTTCGACACCCTTTCCGGACTCTGGATTGCAGCTATAACTCCAGCTCCGTTGAGCCTTGCACAACCGCTTGCACAATCCATGCAGGAAGATGCCATATGCACCAACCGTTCAATCCGCGACTATATCCCTGATCCACCGAGTGGGCTCACCGACTACCCCACTTCAGTGCGCCGCGCACTCCAACAAGAAAGCATGGGGGTGCTGTCTAGTTGGGACAGCAGCTGGAAAAATCTTTCTTCCACAGATCATCTTCCTTCTGATCCGGAATGGACAGGGCGTACCGTTTATAGCGACGTTCAGGAACAGAGTTTTCGTTCAGAACCAGCTAAAGTGTGGCGAGTAATTGAGGGCATCGGCGGACACCATGGTTGGTATTCCACACCGCTGCTCTGGTTTGTACGTGGTGTTATTGATAAAGCTATCGGCGGACCCGGCTTAGGAGGGCGCCGCGACCCCAACCGACTACGAGTTGGCGACCGCGTAGATTTTTGGCGAGTCGAGGAAGTCATCCCTGAAAAACAACTCACTCTCCGTGCAGAAATGAGAGCATCTGGGCAAGCTTGGCTACAGTTCACCATAAACGGCAATAAACTTCGACAGCGGGCGGTTTATTTCCCCAAAGGACTGCTTGGCAGAGTGTACTGGCTAGCGCTTATTCCTTTCCATGCCGTGATATTTCCCACCATGTTGCGCAACATTATTCAGGCTGGTGATAACTAG